One stretch of Streptomyces sp. NBC_00443 DNA includes these proteins:
- a CDS encoding cytochrome ubiquinol oxidase subunit I yields MDLALAPETLARWQFGITTVYHFLFVPLTISLAALTAGLQTAWVRTEKEKYLRATKFWGKLFLINIAMGVVTGIVQEFQFGMNWSDYSRFVGDVFGAPLAFEALIAFFFESTFIGLWIFGWDKLPKKIHLACMWMVSIGTILSAYFILAANSWMQHPVGYRINEAKGRAELTDFWLVLTQNTALAQAFHTLSAAFLTGGAFMVGISAFHLLRKKHIRDMKTSLRLGLVTVAIGGLLTAISGDTLGKIMYEQQPMKMAAAEALWDGEEPAPFSVFAIGDVDKGHNKVAIEIPGLLSFLAKDDFTSYVPGINDVNKAEQEKYGPGDYRPNIPVAYWGFRWMIGFGMASFTIGLIGLWLTRKKFMLPQHLRVGDDEVPHLVLLPKKALGPKLTKLYWRIAIWTLAFPLIANSWGWIFTEMGRQPWVVYGVLRTRDAVSPGVSQGEVLTSMIVFTTLYAILAVVEVKLLVKYVKAGPPELSEADLNPPTKIGGDDRDADKPMAFSY; encoded by the coding sequence GTGGACCTGGCTTTGGCGCCGGAGACTCTGGCGCGCTGGCAGTTCGGTATCACCACCGTCTACCACTTTCTGTTTGTCCCTCTGACGATCTCACTGGCCGCCCTCACGGCCGGGCTGCAGACCGCATGGGTGCGCACGGAGAAGGAGAAGTACCTCAGAGCGACGAAGTTCTGGGGCAAGCTCTTCCTGATCAACATCGCGATGGGTGTCGTCACCGGCATCGTGCAGGAGTTCCAGTTCGGCATGAACTGGTCCGACTACTCCCGCTTCGTCGGTGATGTCTTCGGCGCCCCCCTCGCCTTCGAGGCCCTGATCGCCTTCTTCTTCGAGTCCACCTTCATCGGGCTGTGGATCTTCGGCTGGGACAAGCTGCCGAAGAAGATCCACCTGGCCTGTATGTGGATGGTGTCCATCGGCACGATCCTGTCGGCGTACTTCATCCTGGCGGCCAACTCCTGGATGCAGCACCCCGTCGGCTACCGGATCAACGAGGCGAAGGGGCGGGCCGAGCTCACCGACTTCTGGCTCGTGCTGACCCAGAACACCGCGCTCGCGCAGGCCTTCCACACCCTCTCGGCGGCCTTCCTCACCGGTGGCGCGTTCATGGTCGGCATCTCCGCCTTCCACTTGCTGCGCAAGAAGCACATCCGGGATATGAAGACCTCGCTCAGGCTCGGCCTGGTCACCGTCGCCATCGGCGGCCTGCTCACCGCGATCAGCGGTGACACGCTCGGCAAGATCATGTACGAGCAGCAGCCGATGAAGATGGCCGCGGCCGAGGCGCTGTGGGACGGCGAGGAGCCGGCGCCCTTCTCGGTCTTCGCCATCGGCGATGTCGACAAGGGCCACAACAAGGTCGCCATAGAGATCCCCGGCCTGCTGTCCTTCCTGGCCAAGGACGACTTCACCTCGTACGTCCCCGGGATCAACGACGTCAACAAGGCCGAGCAGGAGAAGTACGGCCCCGGCGACTACCGGCCCAACATCCCCGTCGCCTACTGGGGCTTCCGCTGGATGATCGGCTTCGGCATGGCGTCGTTCACCATCGGCCTGATCGGACTCTGGCTGACCCGCAAGAAGTTCATGCTGCCGCAGCACCTGAGGGTCGGTGACGACGAGGTGCCGCATCTGGTGCTGCTCCCGAAGAAGGCGCTCGGCCCGAAGCTGACCAAGTTGTACTGGCGCATCGCGATCTGGACGCTGGCCTTCCCGCTGATCGCCAACTCCTGGGGCTGGATCTTCACCGAGATGGGCCGTCAGCCGTGGGTCGTGTACGGCGTCCTGCGCACCAGGGACGCGGTCTCCCCCGGCGTCTCCCAGGGCGAGGTTCTCACCTCGATGATCGTCTTCACCACGCTCTACGCCATCCTCGCCGTCGTCGAGGTCAAGCTGCTCGTGAAGTACGTCAAGGCCGGCCCGCCCGAGCTCAGCGAGGCCGATCTGAACCCGCCCACGAAGATCGGCGGCGACGACCGTGACGCCGACAAGCCGATGGCCTTCTCGTACTAG
- the thiC gene encoding phosphomethylpyrimidine synthase ThiC: MTIKDARTPAFAQDEKSEEAGKSIGWHKAYVEGSRPDLRVPVRQVHLTNGQSVTLYDTSGPYTDPLADTDVRRGLPPLRENWIIARGDTAEYAGRPVRPEDDGIKHTSPRGGLRNLDAVFPGRPRQPRRGRDGEAVTQLAYARRGEVTPEMEFVAIRENVSPEVVREEIAAGRAVLPANVNHPEIEPMIIGKRFLVKVNANIGNSAVTSSIEEEVEKMTWATRWGADTVMDLSTGRNIHTTREWVLRNSPVPIGTVPLYQALEKVDGRAEELTWEIYKDTVIEQAEQGVDYMTVHAGVRLPFVPLTANRKTGIVSRGGSIMAAWCLAHHRESFLYENFEELCQILAAYDVTYSLGDGLRPGSIADANDEAQFAELRTLGELNTIAKRFNVQTMIEGPGHVPMHKIKENIDLQQEICDEAPFYTLGPLTTDVAPAYDHITSGIGAAMSAWWGTAMLCYVTPKEHLGLPNRDDVKTGVITYKIAAHAADLAKGHPGAQEWDDALSDARFEFRWEDQFNLALDPDTAREFHDETLPAEPAKTAHFCSMCGPKFCSMKISQDIRRAHGGSKEEIEEGMAQKSKEFAAAGNRVYLPLAD, encoded by the coding sequence CCCCGATCTGCGGGTGCCGGTCCGCCAGGTGCACCTCACCAACGGACAGTCGGTCACGCTGTACGACACCTCGGGCCCGTACACCGATCCGCTCGCCGACACCGACGTCCGCAGGGGGCTGCCCCCGCTGCGGGAGAACTGGATCATCGCCCGCGGCGACACCGCGGAGTACGCGGGCCGTCCCGTCCGTCCCGAGGACGACGGCATCAAGCACACCTCGCCGCGCGGTGGCCTGCGCAACCTCGACGCGGTCTTCCCCGGACGCCCGCGTCAGCCGCGCCGCGGCCGTGACGGGGAGGCGGTCACGCAGCTCGCCTACGCGCGCCGCGGCGAGGTCACGCCCGAGATGGAGTTCGTGGCCATCCGGGAGAACGTTTCTCCCGAAGTGGTCCGCGAGGAGATCGCCGCGGGCCGGGCCGTGCTGCCCGCCAACGTGAACCACCCGGAGATCGAGCCGATGATCATCGGCAAGCGGTTCCTGGTGAAGGTCAACGCCAACATCGGCAACTCCGCGGTCACCTCCTCCATCGAGGAGGAGGTCGAGAAGATGACCTGGGCGACCCGCTGGGGCGCCGACACGGTCATGGACCTGTCGACCGGCCGCAACATCCACACCACCCGTGAGTGGGTGCTGCGCAACTCCCCCGTCCCCATCGGCACGGTGCCGCTCTACCAGGCGCTGGAGAAGGTCGACGGCCGGGCCGAGGAGCTGACCTGGGAGATCTACAAGGACACGGTCATCGAACAGGCCGAGCAGGGCGTGGACTACATGACGGTCCACGCGGGCGTGCGGCTGCCGTTCGTACCGCTGACGGCCAACCGCAAGACCGGCATCGTCTCGCGCGGTGGCTCGATCATGGCGGCGTGGTGCCTGGCGCACCACAGGGAGAGCTTCCTGTACGAGAACTTCGAGGAGCTGTGCCAGATCCTCGCCGCCTACGACGTCACGTACTCGCTGGGCGACGGCCTGCGGCCCGGTTCTATCGCGGACGCCAACGACGAGGCTCAGTTCGCGGAGTTGAGGACGCTCGGGGAACTCAACACGATCGCCAAGCGTTTCAACGTACAGACCATGATCGAAGGCCCGGGACACGTCCCGATGCACAAGATCAAGGAGAACATCGACCTTCAGCAGGAGATCTGCGATGAAGCTCCGTTCTATACGCTCGGCCCGCTGACCACCGACGTCGCGCCGGCCTACGACCACATCACCTCCGGCATCGGTGCCGCGATGAGCGCCTGGTGGGGCACGGCGATGCTCTGCTACGTCACGCCCAAGGAGCACCTGGGCCTGCCCAACCGTGACGACGTCAAGACCGGCGTCATCACCTACAAGATCGCCGCCCACGCGGCCGATCTCGCCAAGGGGCACCCCGGTGCGCAGGAGTGGGACGACGCGCTGTCCGACGCCCGCTTCGAGTTCCGGTGGGAGGACCAGTTCAACCTGGCTCTCGACCCGGACACGGCACGGGAGTTCCACGACGAGACCCTTCCGGCTGAGCCTGCCAAGACGGCTCACTTCTGCTCCATGTGCGGGCCGAAGTTCTGCTCGATGAAGATCTCCCAGGACATCCGCCGCGCACATGGCGGGTCCAAGGAGGAGATCGAGGAGGGCATGGCTCAGAAGTCGAAGGAGTTCGCCGCGGCGGGCAATCGGGTGTACCTGCCGCTCGCGGACTGA
- a CDS encoding cyclophilin-like fold protein produces the protein MQTPTPVQIRISWPAGHLTATLDDTPTTQALVKALPLASTARTWGEEVYCDTGVAVPRETGAQQVVEPGTVAFWTDGDALALPYGPTPISRGDECRLASPCNVLGRIDGDPRLLTTVRDGDPVRVELVDD, from the coding sequence ATGCAGACACCGACGCCCGTACAGATACGGATCTCCTGGCCCGCGGGACACCTCACCGCGACCCTCGATGACACCCCCACCACGCAGGCCCTCGTCAAGGCCCTGCCGCTCGCCTCCACCGCCCGCACCTGGGGAGAGGAGGTCTACTGCGACACAGGCGTCGCTGTTCCACGTGAAACCGGCGCACAGCAGGTCGTCGAGCCGGGCACGGTCGCCTTCTGGACCGACGGAGACGCGCTCGCCCTCCCCTACGGCCCCACACCGATCTCGCGAGGCGACGAGTGCCGCCTCGCAAGCCCGTGCAACGTTCTGGGCCGCATCGACGGCGACCCCCGTCTGTTGACGACGGTCCGCGACGGCGACCCCGTACGCGTGGAGCTGGTGGACGACTGA
- the hisC gene encoding histidinol-phosphate transaminase: protein MSETSPKLRAELEGIPTYKPGKPAAAGGPVAYKLSSNENPYPPLPGVMETVMATASSFNRYPDMMCTGLMNELSERFGVPLSHLATGTGSVGVAQQLIQATAGPGDEVIYAWRSFEAYPIITQISGATSVKVPLTPGDVHDLDAMAAAITDRTRLIFVCNPNNPTGTVVKRAELERFLDRVPSDVLVVLDEAYREFIRDPEVPDGVGIYRERPNVCVLRTFSKAYGLAGLRVGFAIAHEPVAAALRKTAVPFGVSQVAQEAAIASLRAEDELIGRVGSLVCERNRVVDGLRAQGWTVPETQANFVWLRLGERTVAFAQACEQAGVVIRPFPGEGVRVTVGEDEANDIFLKVAEGFRKEL from the coding sequence GTGAGCGAGACGAGCCCCAAGCTGCGCGCCGAGCTGGAGGGTATCCCCACCTACAAGCCGGGCAAGCCTGCCGCGGCCGGTGGTCCGGTGGCCTACAAGCTGTCCTCCAACGAGAACCCCTATCCGCCGCTGCCCGGCGTGATGGAGACGGTGATGGCCACCGCTTCGTCGTTCAACCGCTACCCGGACATGATGTGCACGGGGCTGATGAACGAGCTGTCCGAGCGCTTCGGCGTCCCGCTCTCCCACCTGGCCACCGGCACCGGCTCGGTCGGCGTCGCCCAGCAGCTGATCCAGGCCACCGCCGGACCCGGCGACGAGGTCATCTACGCCTGGCGGTCCTTCGAGGCGTACCCGATCATCACGCAGATCAGCGGCGCCACGTCCGTCAAGGTGCCGCTGACCCCGGGCGATGTGCACGACCTCGACGCGATGGCCGCCGCCATCACCGACCGCACCAGGCTGATTTTCGTCTGCAACCCCAACAACCCGACGGGCACGGTCGTGAAGCGGGCCGAGCTGGAGCGGTTCCTCGACCGGGTGCCCAGTGACGTCCTGGTGGTGCTGGACGAGGCGTACCGCGAGTTCATCCGTGACCCCGAGGTGCCGGACGGGGTGGGGATCTACCGTGAGCGGCCGAACGTCTGTGTTCTGCGGACGTTCTCCAAGGCCTACGGCCTCGCCGGCCTCCGCGTCGGTTTCGCGATCGCCCACGAGCCGGTCGCGGCGGCCCTGCGCAAGACGGCCGTGCCGTTCGGGGTGAGCCAGGTCGCGCAGGAGGCGGCGATCGCCTCGCTGCGTGCCGAGGACGAACTGATCGGCCGGGTCGGCTCGTTGGTGTGCGAGCGCAACCGTGTGGTCGACGGACTGCGCGCTCAGGGCTGGACGGTGCCCGAGACCCAGGCCAACTTCGTGTGGCTGCGACTGGGGGAGCGCACGGTCGCCTTTGCTCAGGCGTGTGAGCAGGCGGGCGTGGTGATCCGGCCGTTCCCGGGCGAGGGTGTGCGGGTGACGGTCGGGGAGGACGAGGCGAACGACATCTTCCTGAAGGTGGCGGAAGGGTTCCGGAAGGAGCTCTAG
- a CDS encoding LacI family DNA-binding transcriptional regulator → MTAAGKHQVSRAETSRRGSRPGRAGIRDVAAAAGVSITTVSDALNGKGRLPDATRRHVREVADRLGYRPSAAARTLRTGKSGLIGLTVTTYGDEPFTFTEFAYFAEMARAATSAALARGYALVILPATSRHDVWSNVALDGTVVIDPSDQDPVVSELVRQGLPVVSDGRPAGSLPVTAWVDNDHEAAVMGILDHLADAGARRIGLLTGTTTDTYTHLSTTAYLRWCERVGQDPVYEAYPAHDPCAGAVAADRLLARPDRPDAVYGLFDPNGTDLLAAARRYGMRVPDDLLLVCCSESTVYANTEPPVTTLSLKPRRIGTAVVQLLIDAIEGVDSDQPVEQVIPTELIVRTSSQRRPPRTTVSPPRSPEGR, encoded by the coding sequence ATGACAGCAGCAGGGAAGCACCAGGTGAGCCGCGCGGAAACCTCTCGTCGAGGCAGTCGACCCGGCCGGGCGGGTATCAGAGACGTGGCCGCCGCCGCAGGGGTCTCCATCACGACCGTCTCCGACGCCCTCAACGGCAAGGGCAGGCTCCCCGACGCCACCCGACGCCATGTCCGCGAGGTTGCCGACCGGCTGGGCTACCGCCCGTCGGCCGCGGCCCGCACACTCCGTACGGGCAAGTCAGGACTCATCGGCCTGACCGTGACGACATACGGGGATGAACCTTTCACCTTCACCGAGTTCGCGTACTTCGCCGAGATGGCACGCGCCGCCACTTCGGCCGCGCTCGCCCGCGGCTACGCCCTCGTGATCCTCCCCGCGACCTCACGTCACGACGTCTGGTCGAACGTCGCCCTCGACGGCACGGTCGTCATCGACCCGTCCGACCAGGACCCGGTCGTCAGCGAGCTGGTCAGACAGGGTCTGCCGGTCGTCTCCGACGGCCGCCCGGCCGGCTCGCTCCCGGTCACCGCATGGGTGGACAACGACCACGAGGCCGCCGTGATGGGCATCCTCGACCACCTGGCCGACGCGGGCGCCCGCCGGATCGGACTGCTCACGGGCACCACGACGGACACGTACACCCATCTGTCGACCACGGCCTATCTGCGCTGGTGCGAACGGGTCGGCCAGGACCCGGTGTACGAGGCCTACCCGGCGCACGACCCGTGCGCGGGCGCCGTCGCCGCCGACCGGCTGCTCGCCCGCCCCGACCGGCCCGACGCGGTCTACGGACTGTTCGACCCGAACGGCACCGACCTGCTCGCCGCCGCCCGCCGCTACGGTATGCGCGTACCGGACGACCTGCTTCTGGTGTGCTGCAGCGAGTCCACGGTGTACGCCAACACCGAGCCGCCGGTCACCACGCTCTCCCTGAAGCCCCGCCGCATCGGCACGGCCGTGGTCCAGCTCCTCATCGACGCCATCGAGGGAGTCGATTCGGACCAGCCGGTCGAGCAGGTAATACCGACCGAACTGATTGTGCGTACCTCGTCCCAGCGACGCCCGCCGCGCACGACGGTCAGCCCGCCCCGGTCACCCGAGGGCCGGTAG
- the cydB gene encoding cytochrome d ubiquinol oxidase subunit II, which produces MELHDVWFVLIAVLWIGYFFLEGFDFGVGVLTKLLARNRPERRVLINTIGPVWDGNEVWLLSAAGATFAAFPEWYATLFSGFYLPLLLILVSLIVRGVAFEYRAKRPEEHWQRNWENAIFWCSLLPAFLWGVAFGNIVRGVKLDENHEYVGNVLDLLNPYALVGGLVTLTLFTFHGAVFTALKTVGEIRERARKLAMWVGLAAAVLALIFLLWTQIENGDGQSLVALVVAVAALVAALVANQAGREGWSFAFSGVTIVAAVAMLFLTLFPNVMPSSLNDEWSLTVTNASSSPYTLKIMTWCAVIATPVVMLYQGWTYWVFRKRIGTQHISADAAAGAKH; this is translated from the coding sequence ATGGAACTTCACGACGTCTGGTTCGTACTGATCGCCGTCCTGTGGATCGGCTACTTCTTCCTGGAGGGCTTCGACTTCGGGGTCGGCGTCCTCACCAAGCTGCTGGCCCGCAACCGGCCCGAGCGTCGGGTGCTGATCAACACCATCGGTCCCGTCTGGGACGGCAACGAGGTGTGGCTGCTCTCGGCGGCCGGCGCCACCTTCGCCGCCTTCCCCGAGTGGTACGCCACGCTCTTCTCCGGCTTCTATCTGCCACTGCTGCTCATCCTGGTCTCCTTGATCGTCCGGGGCGTCGCGTTCGAGTACCGGGCGAAGCGACCCGAGGAGCACTGGCAGCGCAACTGGGAGAACGCCATCTTCTGGTGCTCGCTGCTCCCGGCATTTCTGTGGGGTGTGGCCTTCGGCAACATCGTGCGGGGTGTCAAGCTCGACGAGAACCATGAGTACGTCGGCAACGTCCTGGACCTGCTCAACCCGTACGCCCTCGTCGGTGGCCTGGTGACGCTGACGCTCTTCACCTTCCACGGTGCGGTGTTCACCGCGCTCAAGACCGTCGGGGAGATCCGGGAGCGGGCGCGGAAGCTGGCCATGTGGGTCGGTCTCGCCGCCGCGGTCCTGGCGCTGATCTTCCTGCTCTGGACGCAGATCGAGAACGGCGACGGTCAGAGCCTGGTTGCCCTCGTCGTGGCCGTGGCCGCACTGGTGGCGGCGCTGGTGGCGAATCAAGCGGGGCGCGAGGGATGGTCGTTCGCCTTCTCCGGCGTCACCATCGTGGCTGCCGTCGCGATGCTCTTCCTGACGCTCTTCCCGAACGTCATGCCGTCCTCGCTCAATGACGAGTGGAGCCTCACGGTCACCAACGCGTCGTCGAGCCCGTACACCCTGAAGATCATGACCTGGTGCGCGGTGATCGCCACGCCGGTCGTCATGCTCTACCAGGGCTGGACCTACTGGGTCTTCCGCAAGCGGATCGGCACGCAGCACATTTCCGCGGACGCCGCTGCGGGGGCCAAGCACTGA
- a CDS encoding metallophosphoesterase, with translation MTQGAGQGPEMERTATLRDFRVPAYVHETGPYVHSMHTGDVAPPLDETYPEGYTPTQRDLPVINRGDTVQVHVDPAAVPVPQSTAGAGPLFVVGDVHGYIDELMAALQEQGLIDSAGNWSAGTARLWFLGDFTDRGPDGIGVIDLVMRLSAEAAAAGGYCKALMGNHELLLIGAKRFGDTPVNSGAGTATFQAAWLLNGGQKTDMDRLQDHHLQWMSRLDAMEEVDGHLLVHSDTTAYLDYGDSTEAVNDTVRETLTRNDADEVWDLFRKFTRRFSFRDEGGADHVRSLLDTYGGTRVVHGHSPIPYLTGEVGSEDGEDNTGPLVEGPHVYADGLAIAMDGGVTMAGKLLVQQLPLDI, from the coding sequence ATGACTCAGGGGGCCGGTCAGGGACCCGAGATGGAGCGGACGGCGACGTTGCGCGACTTCCGGGTGCCCGCTTACGTGCACGAGACCGGTCCGTACGTCCACAGCATGCACACGGGCGACGTCGCCCCGCCCCTCGACGAGACGTATCCGGAGGGGTACACGCCCACGCAGCGCGATCTGCCCGTGATCAATCGCGGCGACACGGTCCAGGTGCACGTCGACCCCGCCGCCGTGCCGGTCCCGCAGTCGACGGCAGGTGCCGGCCCGCTGTTCGTGGTCGGGGACGTGCACGGCTATATCGACGAGCTGATGGCCGCGCTCCAGGAGCAGGGCCTCATCGACTCGGCGGGGAACTGGTCCGCGGGCACCGCCCGGCTGTGGTTCCTCGGCGACTTCACCGACCGCGGCCCGGACGGCATCGGCGTCATCGACCTCGTGATGCGGCTGTCCGCGGAGGCCGCCGCGGCCGGCGGCTACTGCAAGGCCCTGATGGGCAACCACGAGCTGCTTCTCATCGGAGCCAAGCGATTCGGCGACACCCCCGTCAACTCCGGCGCGGGCACCGCCACCTTCCAGGCCGCCTGGCTGCTCAACGGCGGCCAGAAGACCGACATGGACCGTCTCCAGGATCACCATCTGCAGTGGATGTCGCGCCTGGACGCGATGGAAGAGGTCGACGGGCATCTGCTCGTCCACTCGGACACCACCGCCTATCTCGACTACGGCGACTCGACCGAGGCGGTCAACGACACCGTCCGCGAGACGCTGACGCGCAATGACGCCGACGAAGTCTGGGACCTGTTCCGCAAGTTCACCAGGCGCTTCTCCTTCCGCGACGAGGGCGGCGCCGACCATGTGCGTTCCCTGCTCGATACGTACGGCGGCACCCGCGTCGTTCACGGCCACAGCCCCATTCCTTATCTGACGGGCGAGGTCGGCTCCGAGGACGGCGAGGACAACACCGGGCCCCTGGTCGAGGGACCGCACGTCTACGCCGACGGTCTCGCCATCGCGATGGACGGCGGCGTGACCATGGCCGGAAAGCTGCTGGTCCAGCAACTTCCCCTGGATATCTGA